Below is a window of Longimicrobium sp. DNA.
GGGGGAGCCCAATGACTGAGGCGCCGAAGGGGCTGGGTGAGCGGATTCGGGAGTTGCGGGAGCGGGCAGGGTTGAGCCAATCCGAACTCGCGCGGCGCGTCCGGCTGTCGGGAGGCCAATCCTACGTCAGTAAGATCGAGGCGGGTGCAAAGGTGCCTGGCCCGCGCACGCGGCAACTGATAGCGCAGGCGTTCGGGCTACCCGCGGACGCATTGGACAGCTTGGATGCGTGGGACCCCGAAGCGCTTCAGGACTCCCGTGGATTCAAGGTCCTCGAAGAGGTTGCACGACTTGCACGTGAGCATGGGTGGAGCGAGCGCCGACAGCTCGCGGAAGCCTACCGGATCGCGCTTCGGCGCGGCTTGCGTGAGGTGGAGTTCCACCCCATTGACAACAGACGCAGGACAGTTTTGAACAATGACAGGCCCACAAGAGGAACTGACGGATAGGCAGCGCGCCCTCGTCTATGACGTCGCCCGCACCATCCTGTTCCTGCGCGACGTCGACTCCGGCCTCGGCGCAGGTCCGGCGGCGTTGAGCGACCTTCGCGCCTTGCGGCTGCTCTTCCGTGTCGGGCTGGAGCACGGCGCAACCGGCGGGAATGTGCTGGAGCCCGTCCGTCCGCGCCGCGGCGAGGCCGCGCGCTGGAGGGTTCGCAGCGGATTGGGGGGCGAACTGCTTCGATTCACGGTCGCGAACTGCGTCGGCCGGGAACTGTTCCGCGACCACCGCTTCAAGCGTGCTGCGTGTGACCTATTCTCTCTCGCCGTTGTCTTCCCGGCGACCGTCAATCCAACTGATAGGTCCGTGGTCGACCTTCTCTCGGAGTTTGATCCGCGTGCACGCTGGGTTGTACGAGACCTTCCGGCCCTCCTGCGATTGCGCACGGCGGTCCACCACGCGCTCGCCTCGTGCCCGCCGCCGCAGTTCCGCACCTGGTTGCATTCGCCCGCCAGGAGTGCTTGGTCGGCAGGGCGCGACGCCCGGGAGAGCGAACGTTACCGCGCCGCCTCAATCTGGTTTGCGCTCGCGATCAGATCCGGGCGGCACCTCGGGGACTTTTCGGCGGTATCGCTTGGGTGGACGGGATTGGGAAAGGTTCACAAGCTCCGCGGTGCGTTCCCTAAGGCCGGCCGGTGCTTCGCGAGGGCGGCGCATGTCGCGCTCCGGTGTGGATTTCGAGCCGAAGCAGCATACGCAGTTCACGGCTTAGCGTCGCTCGCAATCGAAGCACCAAGCGGGCGGCGCGCGCGCCGTTTGGTAAGGCTCGCGCTACGGCTCTACCCTGCTGGCGACCCGCACCGCCTGCACCTTCTCCACGATCTCGGCTACCTTTGGGTGGAGGAAGGGCGGTTCGTCGCCGCGCAACGTCTTTTCGGTGCCGTACTCTCGGCCGTGGCCGATGCCGAGCCTGGCCTGCGCATGCTGGTGCTTGCTAACTTCGTCCGGGCGGCTGCTGGGGCGGGAGACCGGGCGTCTTACGAGGCTTGGTGGTCTGCGGCGTGGAGGGCGGCGCATGAATCAGCGGACAGCCCCCAGCGCGCCCGCTCGTTCTTGCATCTGGCCTACGCCGCGCACTCGACCGGGCAATGGAAGCGGGCGACACTCGCTGCCGGACTTGCCGGGGGCTTGGCTTCTCTACACGGCGAGACGCGTGTGGCCGCGTACGCCGAGCGCGTCATGAACGCAATCTCGACACACGCGGCCATAGGTGCAGTGCGGAAAGAGGCTGTACCCGACGAACTATTTGCGCGCGAAGTGGAGGGGGTTCTAGCGACGGACTAGCAGCGCCCCCCGCCGCCGAGCGTGCCGTTGCGGCACGTCGAGTCCGTCTGGATCGGTTCCGAGAGCGGCGTGAACGTCGGCGTGGTGTCGCGCTTCTCCGCGGCGGGCGCGGGCGGCGCGAGCTGGGGCTCAACGGGCCCCTGATCGGAACAGGCCGCGAAGACGGCTGCACTGAGGCTGAGCCCGATGCACGCGAGCATCAGGCGGAGATGGGTCCGCATCGGGGTACTCTCCAGGTTGTCGGTGAAGGTGGGCGGGAAACGAGAGAAATGCGGCGGATCGGGTGTGCCGCCGGCCGGAAGTATATAAGTACAGAGGTTACGAGGGAAGTTCTTGCCCTCCCCGCGGTTGAAAGGAAAGGCCCTCAAATGATGATGCGTTACGTGGTAATCCTACTGTTCTGCACCTCGTGCACACCGGCTGCCGGGGTGACTGAAAAGTTCCCGCGGCCTCTCGCCCCAGAGTCCTCCGCGACCATCACCGTATTTCAAAAGCTCGACGGTGCTGTCAGTCCCGTGCTTCTCGACGGGTTTCGGATCGGCTTTCTCAGATCGGGAACGTACTTTACTTTTAGCGTACCCCCTGGCACACATGCCATCGGAACGGCGGGGCCGGCGAGCATCACCTTGGATTTCAGGCCGGGGGTCAGTTACTACTTTACCATCCACGTATCACCTGGAGCATTCGCGCCGCCGCCCTCCCTGGGAAGGATCACAGAAGCGGAGGCACGCGAACGCTTTTCCCACCCTCGAACGCGGAATATTACGCCGCCTCCGTAAGAACCGGGGGCTGTTCCCCGCTGTGTGGGGCTCTTCACCCGCACAGCAGGGCCTCGGCAACCCGAGGGGCGGCATGAGCGGTCCCAAGAGAATTAAGCCGGCCGGGCTCCTCACCATGCGGGCGCACACACCTCATCCGCTGGCCTCCCCCGAACCCGCACCTCGCCACCCGTCCCAAGACCCGCAGGCCCGGCCGGGCCGCCCGTACGCCGATCCCCACTGGCTCGCCGTCCGCTGGACGGAGCGACGCCGCCTGGTCCACCTCGCGCGCAGGCTGCAGGTGAGGCCGGGCGTCCTCTACGTCCTGCTCCACCTCTGAGGAAGAGCCCGGGTTCCGAAGCCCCCCCAGCAAAACATCAACTCTGCGCCGCATGGTGGCAGGAGCGGCACCGGCATGTTTTGGGCGCGCGAGGCACCTCCCCCCGCGCGACCGCCCGGAGCTGACTCGGCGCGAGGTCGGAATATTCCACGTGGTCGCAATCGAGGAGCAGCGTCCACGACTCCTTCCACACCTGGGCGGAGACGACCTTGCGCAGCGGATACCTGGCTTCGAGGCGTGCCGGACGCGCCTGCCGCGCCTGGGTGCGGACCCCGCCCGCCTGTTCTGCGATGGCCAGCCGGACCTTCAGGTTCCGGTTCTCCGCCTCCAGGTCTTCCACTCGGTCCAGGGCGCGGGCCAGGCGAGCCAGCATGGGCGGCACGGGCAGCGTTGCGCTCTCGTAGTTGCGAAGCGTCGACCGGCCGAGCCCCACCGCCGCGGCGCGCTCCTCCTGCGACTCGGGGTTGCCCACACGCGCCTTGACCACCAGAGAGAGCCGCATCTTCAACTCGCCGGCCGTCATGGCGCCGCCCGCAGGCGCGGCCCGCACAGGTGCGGGCGCTCTCACCCTGGACCTCTGGCCCCGCCGCCGCGCGTTCGCTTCCGCTTCCATGACAACAATCCCCCTCCGTAGGCGACACACAACCGCGATCGGCCTCGCGGTTGTTAGTATGGTGAAGGCTCATCACATTGTCAAGAGATGAATTTTCATCTCCGAGGGGGGCGGGGAGGGGGGGGGGGGGGCTCGTGCCCCCGGGATTACGAACCCGCGGTTCCGTTCAGGCCGGGGGCTCGCCGCCTTCTGCCCCCCTGCTCAATCGCACAGCCGCCGGGAGGTGCCGGCGGCCGTGCTGTCCTAACTGACTGCGCGCGATTGTCGCGCCGCATCCTACGGTCGGCTGCTGGTCACGCGCCCTTGAGCACCTTCCCGATCCCCTGCATCTCCACCCGCCTGCCCAGCTCCAGCCCGTAGGAGAAGCACTCCACCTGGCTGGAGGTGAGCGAGGTGACGGAGACCCCGAGCATCCGGGCCAGGCTGCGGCGCAGCGCGGCCATCTGCGGGGCGCGGATCGGCGCGGGCGTGCGGCGGCGGACCTGGCGCCAGTGGGCGCGCCGCCGGCGGCGGAAGAGGCCCATCAGAACACCCCGCTTGAGTCGGCGATGTACGCCCGCTTCTGGTCCGACGCGCGCCTGCCACCCGGGTAGCCGATCACCCTGCAGTCCACCCACGCCCCTTCGCTCCCGTCCACGATCCGCGCACCCTCGTAGGTCCCGGTCGGGCTCGCCTCCTCCGGCCCCTTCGTGACGACCGCGAGCTCCTGTCCTCTTTCCCCAAGGAACGTGAACGTCACCGGGTCCTGGCTGTTGGCCGGCTCGCCGGTCTCGGGGTGCGTGAAGCAAGCGGTGACGGTGATCTCCTGGCCCACCGTGAACTTCTGGGACACGGCCGCTACTCCGCGGAAAGGTTGGGGGCGAGCGCCGACGCGGCCACCTCGGGCCGGAGGCCCGACGCAGACAGCATCGGCGCGAGCGCGGAGACCGTGAAGCTGACGCGGTAGCGGACCGCGACGACGAGAGCGCCCGCCGCAACCGTTCCGCCGATGCCCAGCGTGACGTACACGGTGCCGGCGCTCACCTTCCGCCCGGCGAAGGCCGTCGCCACCGCCAGCCCCAGCGCCGCCGGGCCGGCCGACTGCTTGCCGACGCCAGCCGCGGCGCTCACCGCCAGCTCTGCCCGCGCCTGTGCGGACGATCCCTTCAACGTCGCCGCGGCGCACGTGACTCCCGCGCCGCCCACGGCGGCCGAGGCGGCGCCCTTAGCCGCCCAGCAGGCGCCGCCCAGCGCGAGCCCCGCCCCCGCCGCCGGCGCCGTGCAGTGACGCGTTCCGGAAGCCAGCCCCGCCGCGGCCACGCCGCCGGCGGCGGTAGCCGTGTGCTGGACCACCGCCTCGACCGCCCCTCCCGCGCCGACGCCGGCGCAGCCGGACGCCTCACCCCGCTTCTGGGCGGCCACCGCGAAGCTGAAGGCGAGGGACGCGCCCGCGACGCCGCCCCCCTTTTTCGCTCCGGAGACCACGCCGGCCGCCGCCACCGAGCCCGCCGCGACGCCGTTCGTCGCGAGCGCCGCGGCGCCGGCGGCCCCGTTCAGGGGAGCGACGCCCAGCGGGTGGCGGTTCAGCTGCACGTCAGTCCGTCCCGCTCAGCTCGGCCAGCTGGAGACGCAGCAGCCGCAGAACGACCGCGGACAGGTCCCGGATCGCCTGATCCCGCTGGACGTTGGTGAACCCGCCGGTGTTGTTCCTGTAGCCGCGCAGGGTGATGGCCATGGCCCGGAGACCCGCCTCGATCGCGTCGCGGTTGACCTCCTCGTCAGGGACGGAGAGGGTGCCGGACTCGACCAGCTGCCCCTGCTGGTTGTACGTGTGGAGCGGTTTCGATCCTGGCATCTCACGCGGCCCGGAGGGCCACCACGGGGGTGGCGTTGGTAAGCGAGCCCGCGCCGAACGAGGACGGCAGGGATCCGGCCGCGCTCGCGACGCTGTACCCGTTGTGCGTCGTGGTCCCGAAGGTGGCGTTCCGGGCCAGGAAGGCGCCGAGGGCGGTGAAGTTCCTGAGACCCACCGTCGCGCCCTCCGGCTGCGCGGCCAGCCAGTAGACGCCGGGGTCCAGCGTCTGGCTAATGGTGATCGCCTTGACACCGTTGCTGGTGCTGTCCACCGTGCCGGCCTCGAAGAGGAGGGCGCCGGGCTTGCCGTCGCCCCCGTCCGCGTACACGCCCAGGCGCACCACCGAGCTCGCGGCGAAGGTCGCAACCTCGCAGGCGATCCGGTCGAACGCCGTGCGGACCGGGACGTAGAACGGCGCCGCCCGCAGCGTGTTCGCCGACACGTTCGCGCTGCTGAGTCCCGGCGAGTAGGAGTGGTAGTACTCACCGCTCGCGAAGCGCTGGTGGAGCGCTCCGTAGATCGCCCCCTCCACGGAGCTGCGGGTGAGGCGCTGTTCGAACTTCGCCCCGCTCCCGAACGCGCTTCCGCTCGATCCCTGTTGGGCACGTGTGACGGTGAAGGTGTCGGAGGAGCGCGCGGTCACCTTGACCACCTCCACGGTCGAGCCCTCCTCCAGGGTCGCGAAGAAGAACTCGCTGGCGCCAGGGCTTGGGAACTTCGCGCCGTTCCCGGCCTGCAGCGTGAGCGACGTCGCCCCGGAGGTGATCCCCGACGCCAGGGTGCCGGCGGCGTTGTTGCGGAAGACCTCGATCATCCGAACACCCGGGCGATGTCGGTGTCGGTGACCTGGTGCGTGCCCTGGCCGTTGAAGGTCTCGGGTACGATCCGGGTCACCGCCATGCCGGCCGACGCCTGGCCGGTGAGGTCGATCGCGACGCCTCCCGACGTGGCGGCCACCTTGAAGGAGTCCGTGGCGGAGTCGCGGACGAAGTAGATGACGCCTTCGCTGAGACCGGCCGGCGCCCCGCCCAGGAACACGACCCGCTCCCCGTCCGAGAATCCGTGGGACGGGCAGTTGACCGTGTCGCTCGCCGTCGTGACGGTAAACGGCTTGTAGCCGCCGGTGC
It encodes the following:
- a CDS encoding helix-turn-helix transcriptional regulator is translated as MTAGELKMRLSLVVKARVGNPESQEERAAAVGLGRSTLRNYESATLPVPPMLARLARALDRVEDLEAENRNLKVRLAIAEQAGGVRTQARQARPARLEARYPLRKVVSAQVWKESWTLLLDCDHVEYSDLAPSQLRAVARGEVPRAPKTCRCRSCHHAAQS